The Streptomyces sp. YIM 121038 sequence ATCCTCGCGCCGCAGCCCCAGCGCCTCACCGATCCGCATCCCCGTCACCGCGAGCAGACCCACCAAGAAGCGGTCCCTGGCATGCGTCGTCACCGCGAGGAGCTGGTGGACCTCCTCGTCCGTCAGCCACCCGTAGCCGGGCACCGCCACCCTGAACTTCAGGCGCCGGCCGTCGATCTTCAGGTTCTGGCTGTCCTCGCCCGGATCGAAGCCCGCCGGGGGAAAACGCAGGAACCGGGGCTCCACCAGCATCGTCACCACCGTGGCCGGAACACCAAGCCCCGCCAGCGAGCACCACCGCAGGAAGTCGGTCATCGTGTCCGTGATCTGGTTCGCCGTGCCCCTCTCCCGGTAACGCCGCTCAGCCCCGGGCCGACGGCTACGCGGTGCAAGCGGCTCCTCCACCAACCACCGCTGAAACGCCATCAGCTGAGCCAGCGACGGCTCAGTCCACTCGACACCGAACTCCATGCACCATGACAGGTACAAAGCGACCCGAGGAGCGTACGTCCTGCCGGTGTTGAACTCCCGCCCCGAAAGGAACGAGCACGCCTGCGCGTGCAGCCCGAAGGACTCGTCGACAACCACCCACCGGACACTCCCGTCCGCCGACACAGCACGCTCAG is a genomic window containing:
- a CDS encoding tyrosine-type recombinase/integrase — translated: MVVDESFGLHAQACSFLSGREFNTGRTYAPRVALYLSWCMEFGVEWTEPSLAQLMAFQRWLVEEPLAPRSRRPGAERRYRERGTANQITDTMTDFLRWCSLAGLGVPATVVTMLVEPRFLRFPPAGFDPGEDSQNLKIDGRRLKFRVAVPGYGWLTDEEVHQLLAVTTHARDRFLVGLLAVTGMRIGEALGLRREDMHLLPDSRLLGCHVKGPHVHVRRRVNSNDAFAKSVQPRWIPVEEDTVGLYTEYRYEREAVSQAVASDMVFVNLFRAPLGRPMRYDNTYELFKRLAKRAGFRHCFSDHVRSQMARAARVMVPR